CGTGTACGACAAAGTCTCCAGCTGATAATTCTGTATAGCTCTTCAACCGTTCCGCATTCGACATCTTTTGTCTACGTGGCTGACGTTTCGTCGCTTTGTTGAAGAGTTCTTTTTCCGTCATGACAACTAATTTTCTCATCGGTAGTTCAAAGCCAGCTGCCATTCCCCCGACAACAATATTAACGTGGTTTTCAATAAAGCCATCTTGACCGATGATGACACTCTCTATATCAAAATCAAGGAAGACTTGATGAACCTTTTCAGCACGTTCCTTATCAGGAACGACCATAAATACGGTGGCATCTTGCTTGAGCCAGCGATCCACTTCTGATTTAACCATTGGCATTTGACCGAAGAATTGTAGGAGACCACGATATTGAATGGGATGAACAGCAGTAAAGCGGATATTTCCTAACCCTTTTTGGAATAAAGAATAAAAGAGTTTGCGGTGCTCACTTTGTTTGACAACGTCTCGAATATCAGCTGTCATCTGTTGTTTCGGCAACAAGACCCCTTCGCCAATCTTCATTTCTTCCCAATCGGCTGCTTCCATATTTTGAGTGCGTTCGCTCTCTAGCGTTCTACCATATTCATCCATTACGATTAAGGTATCTTTAGACATATAATCCATAATGGTTGTCATTTGTGGATAAAATAAGGAGGTATACATTTTTGGATTTTGCGGTAATTCACCTAATTGTGCTTTTTCAATAAAGTCATTAAAGAAAACGGCTAGTCGTTTTTTAACGTCCTCATTTTTGATTGATTTTTCAGCTTTCTTAACTTTCTTTTCAATTTCTTCTACTTGCTCTTGTAATATATACGGCGGAAAAATCGTATCTTGGGCTGGCAGAACCATCACTGATTCAACAGCCTCATCAAAGGATTTTTGAGTTGTTGGTTCGAAAAAGCGCATGCGGTCAACTTCAGACCCAAAGAATTCGATTCGGATTGGATATTCTTCGTTCAATGCATAAATATCCATGATGTCCCCACGAACACTAAACTCACCTGGTGAAGCTACCATACTCTCGCGTTCATAGCCCATTGCGACTAATTTTTCTGGCAGTTGTTCAAAGTCAATTTCATTCCCAATATCAAAGGTTAGTACGTGATTACGCCAAATTGAAACGGGTGCTAATAACTTTTTAAATCCAGCCGTTGGAACAACAACAATCCCTTTTTCACCACTTTCTAAAAAATGAAGGGCTTCAACCCGCTGACTACGATATTCAGGCGAAGAAAAGGCTAATTCTACAGCCAGTGACTCTTCCACTGGAAATAAAAAGGTAGGAATTGTTGGATTAATTTGACTGATATCTTCATATAGTTGTGTTGCCTGTAACAGGTTAGCTGCCCAAACAACAATCGGCCCGTCTAACTCATCATAGACCATAGTCGTTAGTAAATTTCTTGCTGAACCAGATATACCCGTTACTAATTGATTACCTGCTTCTCTAGCCTGACTAATTAAATCTGCTAGCAAAGTTGATCGTTTTAAATAGGCTTGTATGTCTTTCATGTTTATCTCCTTGCTTTATCATTCTACGTGCAAATAGGCTCAGCAAAGCTGAACCTACTTGCGTTGATTAAATTTATTCATAGTAGAGAGAAAATCGTCGCCGCTAATAAAATCATCAATAGCTTTAACGCTCTCTTTTACTGAAAATAGAACATCTCCATGTTCCTCTTCTGGGAAAGGACTGAGCACATGTTGAACCACTGACATATTTGCTGGTGGTCTACCAACCCCTACTCGAATACGGTTAAACTCTTGTGTCCCAATATGTTGAATTAAACTCTTAATACCATTATGGCCGCCAGCGCTTCCCTTTTGGCGAAGACGAATACGTCCAACCGGCATATCCATATCATCATAGACAACGACTAACTCGTCAATGTCCACATCAAAGTAGTCCATAAACGGTCGAACAGCGCGACCCGAATCGTTCATGTAGGTCATCGGTTTAATAAAGAGTATTTTTTCACCCTTTACCCGTTCTTCTAAATAAAGTGCATCAAATTTATTTTTATTAAAGCTTGTATTATTCTGATAAGCCCATTCATCTAAGGTTATAAAACCAATATTGTGTTTCGTATTGGTGTATTTAGGTCCTGGATTGCCCAAGCCGATGATCATTTTCATGAGTTTCATCCATTCTTCTGTCATTTTTCTAATGAACGCCAAAAAGCTGCACGTCATCGTCCAGTAGTGCCAATAGTATAGCATAATTTCATTTAAAATAGTAAAGAAAGCTCAGCACCTTTTCTCCTGATAAAATAGTAATAAATTCACGCCATAAGTGGTATACTAAAGGCAGTAATGATTTTATACAGCTTTAATTGGAGGTAATAAAATGGTTGAAACAAAACGAAAAAACAGTCAGAAAATAATCCTCATCGGTGACGGTGCCGTTGGTTCTAGTTACGCATTTGCACTTGTGACACAAAATATTGGTCGTGAACTAGGTATCATTGATATGAACGTTGCTAAAACAGAAGGCGACGCGATTGATTTATCTGATGCTCTTGCTTTTACAAGTCCTAAACATATCTATGCAGCCACTTACGCTGATTGTAAAGATGCTGATTTAATTGTTTTAACAGCCGGCGCAGCTCAAAAGCCTGGTGAAACACGCCTTGATTTAATTAGTAAAAACCTTAAAATTTTCAAAAGCATTATTGATCAAGTTATGGCAACAGGATTTGATGGTATTTTCTTAGTAGCTACCAATCCCGTTGATATTTTAACTTATGCTACTTGGAAATTCTCTGGTTTACCAGCAAGTCGTGTGATTGGTTCAGGAACGTCTCTTGATAGCGCACGCTTCCGCCAAGAAATTGCCCGTAAAGTCAATGTCGATGCTCGTAATGTTCATGCTTATATTTTAGGTGAGCACGGCGACACTGAGTTCCCCGTTTGGTCACATGCTAATATTGGTGGCTTGCAACTGTATGAATGGATTAAACAAAATGATGAAACAGTTGATGAAGATGAATTGCTAGAAGTCTTTTATTCTGTTCGTGATGCAGCTTACCGTATTATTGAGAAAAAAGGCGCTACTTTCTATGGTATTGCCGTTTCGCTAGCTCGTATTACAAAAGCGATTTTCAATGATGAGAATGCGATTTTACCGCTCTCTGTTTATTTAGATGGTGAGTACGGTCAACATGATGTCTTCATCGGTGTCCCTGCCGTTATTAACCGCGACGGGATTAGAAAAGCAATCGAAATTCCGTTGACGGACGTTGAAAAGGGTAACTTGCAACATTCTGCTGATACACTTCGTAAAGTCATTAAGGATTCTTTCGCAGAACTTGATGTTTAATAAAAAATTAGAAAGCTGCTCCAAAACGCTATTGTTTTGGAGTAGCTTTCTTTATTTGCTCGAGCCATTTTGTCGATACAGCTCATAAATAGTGCTGTATCTTACATCAACACAAAAAAATAAAGCCGGCAGGATGTTTTTCAACATCTTGCTGGCTTTATTTTGTATATTAATCTAGCATTCTGAATTTTTCTTGGAATAGTGGACTAACAGAACGGTTTTCGTGGATACGTTTGATTGCTTCTGCAATTAATTGTGCAACTGAAACTTGAACCAGTTTAGGTGTCATTTTTTCTTCTGGCAGATTAATTGAATCTGTCACAATAACTTCTTTAATAACAGAATTTTCTAAACGATCCATAGCAGGTCCTGATAAAACAGCATGCGTACAGCACGCGTATACTTCAACTGCACCTGCATCTTGTAAAGCTTGAGCAGCAAGTGTAATCGTACCAGCAGTATCAATCATGTCATCAATCAAGATACATTTTTTACCTTTAACATCTCCGATGATGTTCATCACTTCTGCAACGTTCGCTTTAGGACGACGTTTATCGATAATAGCGATTGGTGCATGGATGAATTCTGCTAACTTACGTGCGCGTGTCACACCACCATGATCAGGTGATACAACAACAACATCGTCAGAATTTAACTTATCATTGTCTAAGAAATAGTTTGCTAATAATGGTGATCCTAGTAAGTGGTCAACCGGCATATCAAAGAACCCTTGGATTTGTGGTGCGTGTAAGTCTAATGCTAACACACGATCCGCTCCAGCCATCGTAATCATGTTCGCAACTAGTTTCGCTGTAATTGGCTCACGTGATTGTGCTTTACGATCCTGACGTGCATAACCATAGTATGGTAATACCACGTTAATTGTTTTTGCACTTGCACGTCTCAATGCATCGATCATAATCAATAGCTCCATCAAATGGTCGTTAACTGGGTAACTTGTTGATTGAATAATGTACACATGTGCCCCACGAATACTTTCATCGATGTTGATTTTGACTTCTCCATCACTAAATTGTGTTGAAGATACTACGCCTAATTCCACGCCTACTTCTTTTGCGATTTTTTCAGCCAATGGTAAATTGGAACTCAAAGAAAAAATCTTCAATTTTGGGTCTTTATACTGTTCTGTTATCATATCTGCCTCCGCTAACCATTCATTCTTTTTTTGAAAATACCCTTCACTTATAATAATAAGCTTTTCTAAAAATAATACAACTATCCTTTTTGATTATTTGAAGCCGGTAGTTTTCCCCAGTAACCTTTTTTGTTTTCTTGACGACTTCTCGCAATACCAAGTGCTCCTTCTGGAACGTCTTTCGTAATGGTTGAACCAGCCGCTAAAAAGGCATTTTTAGCCACATCAACTGGTGCGATAATATTCACGTTGCAACCAATAAATGAGTTGTCACCGATTGTCGAACGATGTTTTTTTGCACCATCGTAGTTAACAAAAACCGTGCCACAGCCAACGTTAATATTTTCGCCTAAATCAGCATCGCCTACATAAGTTAAATGACCAACTTTAGTATCTTTACCGACAACTGCGTTTTTCACTTCAACAAAGTTACCAATATGAACCGCTTCACCGATTGTCGAGTTTGGACGAATATGGCTGTAAGGCCCTATATTACTGTAATCTGCCATTTGTGATTGCTCAATCATTGAGCTCGTAACTTTAACAAAGTTACCAATGGTTGAGTCAACAATTTCTGAATGTGCACCAATAAAGCATTCTTGGCCAATAACGGTTTGCCCCTTTAATGAGACACCTGCTTCAACAATGGTATCCGAACCAATCACAACTTCTGATTCAATATAAGTATTATTGGGATCAATTATTGTCACACCGTTACGCATATGTTTTTCGTTAATACGATTCTTCATTAAAGTCGCTGCTTCTGCTAATGCCACACGGTCATTAACGCCAAGCGCTTCTGCCATATCAGCCATTTGATAGGCTGAAACAATATCGCCTTGGGCTTTGATAATTTCAATCACATCTGGTAAATAATATTCACCTTGTGCATTTTCGTTTTTAACTTGAGCAAGCGCCTGGAAAAGAGCCTCATTATCAAAAACATAAGTCCCTGTGTTGATCTCTTGTACTTTTGCTTCTTCTTCGCTTGAATCTTTTTGTTCCACAATCTTTTCAACAAGTTGGTCCGCATTACGAATCACTCGGCCATAGCCAAATGGATTTTCTGCATGAGCTGATAGTACGGTTGCTTTTGCTTGTTGTGCTTCGTGATGGTCAACTAGTTTTTGTAAGGTTTCAGCAGTTAGAAGCGGTGTATCACCACAAATAACCAATGTTGTTCCTTTTTCGTTGCCAATTGCTGGTTTAGCTTGCAACACAGCATGGCCTGTTCCAAGTTGTTCTGCTTGTAGAACATAGTCAGAACGATTGCCCACTGTTTCTTTAACAGCTTCAGCGCCGTGACCAACGATGGTAACGACTTTGTCGACTCCTGCTTGTTCAACTTGGTCAATCACATGTTCAACCATTGCCTTCCCACAAACTTGGTGAAGTACTTTATAAAGTTTACTTTTCATTCTGGTCCCTTGACCAGCTGCAAGAACAATTGCATAACGTTTCGTCATATAACTTTCTCCTTCATTTATCTGAATCACACATCAAACATCGTACCCGAAAAAAAGCGAACAATCAACTTTTGTAAGGGCTTGACTATCTAATTTTCCTTATTTTCTCATATTATTTTGGCTCTGTACAATAATAATTGACTTAAAAAGAAAAAACCCCGTACACATGTACAGGGTTTGTAACTTATTCGTCAAAATAACTTCCTAAGCCAACTTTCATAGCGCGATTACGCAAATCGATTTCGTTCACACGAATCAATGATACGTAATCATCAGTTTCTTTATTATCTGTGTAGGCTGCTTCAGCAAAGACAGTTACACCTACTGTTTCTGAATCAAACTCTTCAATCATGCTGCGCATCCCGTTAACGGTTCCGCCGCCTTTCATAAAGTCGTCGACAATCAGCACACGAGAGCCACTTGGCAAGCTGCGTTTAGATAATTCCATTTTTTCAATACGATCCGATGAACCAGACACATAATTAATGCTGACTGTCGAGCCTTCTGTGATTTTTGAATCACGTCTAACAATCACAAATGGCACATTCAAATAGTTGGCTACCGCTTGAGCAATCGGTACCCCTTTTGTAGCAACGGTCATTACAGCCGTTACATTTTGGTCCTTATACTTAGCAGCAATAATACGACCAATCTGTTGCAGAACTTCTGGATCGCCTAATATATCTGACAAGTAAACATAGCCGCCTGGCAACAAGCGCTCTTTAGACGTCATGTAATCACATAAGTGATTGATATAGTCTTTTGCTTCGTCCCAAGGTATAGACGGTGTAAAACGAACGCCACCGGCTGCTCCCGGAAGTGTTTCGATGATTCCGAAACCATTCGTTTCAAATGTCCGTTTGATAATTGTTAAGTCTTCACTAATTGATGATTTAGCTGATTTATATTTTTGTGCAAAGTAAGTTAAAGAAATCAAAGTATGAGGATGGTTTAACAAATAATGTGTCATATCCACAAGTCGATCACTACGTTTTATTTTCACAGGTGCATTCTCCTTTAAGTTAACTAAGATTATTATAGCGGTTCTCCCAACAAAAAGAAAGTTTTTATTTCCTAACGTTCGCATTTGTTTCACTTTTATAAACAAAAGCAAGAGCAATGTTCTGCTCTTGCTTTGTTTTTCTGATTTTAATTTGCTTTTTTTGGTTTTTGAAGGGATTTAAAAATACTAACCACTATAAATAAAAAGACAAACATTAAGGTGATTGTCGCACCAGGTGGCGTTCCGAATTCATATGACGCAAATAAACCGCCATACATACCGATTAAACTAATCGCAATTCCTGTCCAGATTACCATCTTGAAGCTGTTAACCAATCGCATGGCGATGGCTGCCGGCAAGACTAAAATAGCTGATACGAGTAAGGAACCGGTGATTGGCATAATCACACTAATGGCAACACCCGTTAAAATAGAAATAAATAATGACATCCACCGAACAGGCAATCCTGCTGTTAAGGCTGTATCTTCATCAAATAATAAAACATATAATGGCTTTCTAAAGATATAGTAAAGTCCGACAATCACTAAAGTTAGCATAAATAAGGTTGTAATTTGACTCTGATCAATGGTTACAATCGACCCGAATAAGAACTGTTCGATATTAGCCGTTTGTCGGCCAGAAACAAAACTCATTAAGACTAGCGCCACTGCCATACCAGTTGACATTAAAATAGCAACCGAAATTTCAGAATAGCCTCTAAAGACGCCCCTTAAATACTCAATGCCAATCGCTACTAGAATAACGATAAAAATAGTTGTAATCGTTGGGTTAACGCCAATTAGAATACCTAAGGCAATTCCCGCCAGTGAAACATGAGAAAGGGTATCTGCCATCAAGGATTGACGACGTAAAATGAGCGTTAGACCCAATATCGGTGCAATAATCCCAATTAATGTTGATGCTTGGAATGCTCTTTGCATGAATCCATAGAAAAACATCTCCACGGCGAATTCTCCTTTCTGACAAGCTTAATTTGACGGTCCATGTAAGCCTTAATATCTTCGTGTTCATGGGTTACCATAATAATAGCTTTATTATGGATCTGTGAATTATGACGAAGAAGTCCATAAAAACGTTCGCGCGACTCCTTATCCATACCAGTCGTTGGCTCATCAAGAACAAATAAATCAGGATCAGTTGCAAAAATACGTGCAAGGGCAATCCGTTGCTTTTGCCCTCCTGACAACTCACCAATTTTTTTATTACGCATTTCCCACATTCCTACTGATTCAAGGGATTTTCTGACATGCTCATGATCTTCTTCGTCTAGTTTTTTAAACCAACGATTATTTTGATAGCGGCCAGACTCAACAAATTCTAATACCTTGCTTGGGAAGCCAATATTGAATGATGAAATTTGTTGTGGCGCATAGCCTACCATCAATTTCTCACCACGAATATTTGTTTTCGATACTGTTGCAGTTCCTTTTTGTGGATGTAGCAAGCCTAAAATACTTTTTAATAAAGTTGATTTCGCTGCACCATTCTCACCCGTTAAAATAACAAATTCACCGGCTTCAACAGAAAAACTAATATCCTCTAGAACGGGTTCACCATCATAAGAAAATGATAAATGATCGACATTAATATAATCCAAGATAACGCTCCTTTCTCTTTTTAGTGAATGGTTTTCTGTAATGCCTCTAAATTATCGCGCATCACACTCATATAATTTGCGCCTGCTTCAAGGTCTACTGTTGTAATACCTTCAATCGCACTTAACTGTTCTAATGAAACAGCAGTTTCAGCAGCTAATGTTTCAGCAACTTTTGAGCTCGCTGAATCTTGATAATAAATGGCTTTGATATCATTTTCATTGATAAAACGACCAATTTCAGCCATTTTACTTGGACTGACTTCTTGATCAGATGTTAAAGATGAAATGGGCATTTCTTCTAATTGATAGCGTCTTGCTAAGTAACCAAATGCCGCGTGCTGAACGACAAAAATACGGTGCTCTGCCCCTTCAAATGCTGCTTGGTAATCAGCATCCAATTGTTGTAATTCTTCCATATATGCTTGAGTATTTTCTTGGTAGCTAGTTGCTTGTTCTGGATCAATAGCTGAAATCTCTTCTGCGATATGCGCAACCATATCTTGCGCTAATACAGGATCTAACCAAACATGGGGGTCCACTGCATGACTATGGTCATGATCGTGATCATGGTCATCTGCTTCATGGTCATGGTCATCTTCGTTCTCAAATAAATCCATACCGGCTGTTGCCTCAATGACGAGGACATCACTATCAGTTAATGTTGCTAGAACATCGGGCACCCACGTTTCCATATAATCGCTGCTATAAACAAAGACATCCGCTTCAGAAATCTGTGCTAACTCTTTTGGCGTTGGTTCGTAGCTATGTGAATCTTGTCCTGCTGATAGTAGATTCATTATTGTACCATTTTCTCCAACAACTTGCTTAGTAAATTCATAGACAGGGTAAAATGTTGTTACAACCGATAATCCTTCCTCACTAGATGGACTAGCCTGATTGCTAGATTGGCAACTTGCTAAGACTACTGTTGCTAACAACGCTACAATACTTGTTCTTATCTTATTTAATCGTCTCATTATCGACACCTCTTTTTTTAAATCGTAATCATTCCTATTTAACCACGAAGAAAACTTTATCATAGCTTACTTTGTTAAGTCAACTATAACTGACCCTTTTTTTTAATATCACTTAATTGACATTTTGGTTTTTAAATAAAAGAAAGAACAGTTTGTTTTAAAGGCTATAATGTCTGGTCAACACATGAAAATCTATTCATAACACATTGTCAATAAAAAACAAAAGAAGTTGGAATAGTATTCCAACTTCTTTTTATTGCTATTTAATAATACGGCAAATATAAACTTCTTCACAAAAACCTCGCAAACTATTATAAACTCGCTTCACTCGTGAATAATTTTGACTAAAGCCAATAATAGTGGGGCCACTGCCACTCATTGTCGCTCCGTCCAAGCCGTAACGTAGCATCCGATCTTTCAGTTGGCTGAGTTGTGGATAACGATCAAAGGTGACTGCTTCAAGTGCATTACTCAAATGTTGCGCCATCTTTTGATAATCACCAGATTCAATCGCTGCCTCTACTTCTTTTGACTTTGGTGTATAGTCAACTTTTTCAATGTCTAAAGATCTAAAAACGGTTCGTGTTGATACGCTAATTCTCGGTTTAGCTAAAATCACCCAACAAGGAGGCAAGTCTCTAATTGGTCTCACTTTCTCACCACTACCCGATACAAAGGCTGTTCCACCTACAATCGAATAAGGTACATCTGTACCAATTTTCATCCCTAATTCAATCAATTCTTCTACTGAAAGCCCTAACTGCCAAATATGGTTGAGTGCGCGTAGAGTAGCCGCAGCATCTGTGCTACCACCACCTAAGCCAGCTGCAACAGGTATTTTCTTTTCAATCTCAACTTTAATGCCCGCTTTAATGTGATAGCGGTCTTTGACGAGTTTAATCGCTTGATAAACATGGTTGCGTTTATCAACTGGTAGAAAGGCTTTATTGGTGTAGACTTCAATCGTATCTTCTTCTAAAGAAGTGAATGTTAAATGGTCAGCAAGATCAACCGATGACATAATCATTTCTAATTCATGATAGCCGTCTTCTCGCTTGTATAAGACATCAAGCGTTAAATTTATTTTCGCTGGCGCTCGTTCTATCCACTCCATCTCACTTCCCCCTTTATTACTCAATAGTACATGAATTAAGCCAATATTTAAAGAAAAAGCTTGGCCTTTTAAATGGGAAAAATTATTTCTTTTCATAATAGACAAAAAAAGATCTCCTAGCTAGGAGATCCTCTTTTTCATTATCTTTAAATAAAAGCGAGATTATGCGTACTCTCTAGAATCCTCATCGTAAAATGAGATTTCTACCGATGATGTCAAAACATCTGCATAACTGTATGAAACACGTTTAAAAGCATTCTCTTCTTGATCTAAATCGACAACGAAAACAGAATGATAAGTTTCACGTAAAATACCTTTTCGTTCAATTTTACGCTTTCTTCCCGCTTGGGCCGTCAACAACACTCTTTTACCGATACGATTGTCAAGCTCTTCCTTGATTTCCATCAAACTATTTGGCATGCCCTTCACCTCACTGCTATATATTGTAGCACAATATAACAAAATTTTCAAGTATATCACAGGAGATAATCAGATGCAAGTTAAATAAATCCTTTTTTTCATGGGATGAGTATTTTTTAATGGTTCATACGGTAGGCTGTTATTTGATTAGCTAAGTTGGCAAATTCTTCTATAGACAGTGTTTCGGCACGGCGACTAGCTTCAATACCAGCTGCTTCTAAACTAGCTGTTAACATGTCCTTTATGTCGTCTGTTTTCCCAAACAAACTCAACAAGTTATTCCACAATGTTTTACGACGTTGTTGGAAGGATCCTCTCGTTAACTGGAAGAACAATTTCTCATCTTCAACAGCTACTTTCACTTCATCACGTCTTGATAGTTTTAAGACTGCTGAATCCACGTTTGGTTGTGGAACGAAAACTCTTCTCGGTACGATAGTAGCAATCTCTGCTTCTGTATAATAATCAATGGCAATCGTTAGTGAACCATAGTTTTTAGAGCTTGGTTGCGCAGTCATACGCTGAGCCACTTCTTTTTGCATCATCATAACAAAGGTATCGATAGGCAAATTAGCCTCGATAAAGTTCATAATAATCGGCGTCGTAATATAGTAAGGCAAGTTGGCTGCTACTACAATACGGTCTCCTTCTTCAAAATGCTCTGCAATAATGTCTCTTACATTTGCTTGTAAAATATCTTGGAAAATGACAGTGATATTGTCATAGTCTGCTAACTCTGTTTTCAAAATTGGTTTCAAGCGCTCATCAACTTCAAAAGCAACGACCTTTTTGGCAGCTCGTGCTAAACGTTCTGTTAAGGCACCAATACCTGGTCCAATCTCAATCACACATGTATCTTTATCGATATCAGCCGCTTCAAGCATATTTGTTAAAATACTTGGTTCAATTAAAAAGTTTTGACCTAAACTTTTTTTCATGGTTAAGCCATATTTTTTTAAAATTTGATTCGTTCTTGTTGGTGTTGCAATATCTTTTTGTTTATTTGTTCCCATCTATGCCATCTCCTCTTGAACAGCCTTTGGAATTGGAATTCCATTTTCAGCCATTGTCGTTAGTATATCTTCTTCTGAAATTTGAAACATTCGGATCCGTTTAACAAACTGCTTACCATTGGCATAACCGATTCCCAATAGATCGCTTAATTGTTTTCTTAATTCTGCAGAGCCAGGCTGGCCAATCAATCCTAGTGCTAAACAAAAGGAATCAAGTTGATCTGCTTTCGTTTCAAAATAAGGGGTCTGAACATTTTTGAGAGCTGCTTGAATGATTTCAGGACTCGCGTGCTCAATCCCTAAACTACCGCCTTTCGGTGATTGACAGTCCTCTTTGCGCACAAAGGCATGCTTAACAGTTGGGATACGCTGAATAATAGTTTCCCGTATCTTCCCTCCTGGAAAATCAGGATCTGTTAATACAATAACCCCTCTAAGAGCATGTGCTTTTTCAATTTCTTTTAGGACGGTCTCATTAATAGCTGATCCATTTGTTTCAATAGTATCCGCATCAACAGCCATCTTTATTTTTTTTGTGTCGTCACGACCTTCAACGACAATAATTTCTTTTATTCTCATATATCTTCCAATCTAAATAAACGCTTAGCATTCGTCATCGTCACGTTTGCTAGCTCTTCAAAATCTATCTCTCTCAGCTCAGCAACGCGTTCTGCCACATATCTCACATAGCCTGGTTCATTTCGTTTCCCACGATAAGGAACTGGTGCTAAATATGGCGCATCCGTTTCAATTAATAAGCGGTCTAAGGGCACTGCTTTGGCTACTTCATGCACCTCTACTGCTTTTTTAAAGGTAACAACACCGCTTAAAGAAATATGCATACCTAAATCTAAAAAGCGTTTCATGTCATCAACATCGCCACTATAACTATGCATAATTCCACCGATTGATGATACATCTTCTTCTTTTAAAATACGATAAGTATCTTCAATGGCGTCTCTCATATGAATCGAAATCGGTAATTTTAAGTCTTTAGCGATTTGAATTTGTTGGCGGAATACTTTCTCTTGTACTTCTTTTGGTGAGGTGTTCCAATAGTAATCCAAGCCCATTTCTCCCATCGCCACAACCTTATCTTGGCCTAACAGTTGGATTAAACTTTCTTGAATTTCTGGACTATAGGAACCTGCCTCAGTTGGATGCCAGCCAATAATACTATATATTTCAGGATGAGCTTGGCTCAATTCCAGTGATTTTTTTATGGTTTCAGTATCGAATCCAACGACTGCAAATTTGCTAACACCAAGTTCCTTGGCACGCTCAATCGTCTCTTCAACGTCTTCTTCAAATGCGTCAACATTCAAATGACAATGTGTATCAAATAGCACAGGATTCATCTTCCTCTCTCATTGATCTTCTTTCCTATTATACTTGTTTTCTAAACAAAATACCTTGCTGGCTGATTATTTTAATAGTTTTTTCAGAAATTTTGCATTAAAAGGTAGACTTCAGCTTTCAAAATAAGACACCCATAAAGAAAAGGCTAGGGACTCGCCCCAGCCTTTTCTCATTCATTATGCTACTATCGAACCATTTTCTGCTGTTTCCGGTGCAAAAACAACTTGTAATTGCCCATCTTTTTCAGCTGAAAGAATCATACCTTGGCTAACTTCGCCGCGCATTTTACGTGGTTTCAAGTTAGCAACAATCACTACTTTTTTACCAATAAAGAAAGCAGGATCAGCATACCATTCTG
This genomic interval from Jeotgalibaca arthritidis contains the following:
- a CDS encoding metal ABC transporter ATP-binding protein, which produces MDYINVDHLSFSYDGEPVLEDISFSVEAGEFVILTGENGAAKSTLLKSILGLLHPQKGTATVSKTNIRGEKLMVGYAPQQISSFNIGFPSKVLEFVESGRYQNNRWFKKLDEEDHEHVRKSLESVGMWEMRNKKIGELSGGQKQRIALARIFATDPDLFVLDEPTTGMDKESRERFYGLLRHNSQIHNKAIIMVTHEHEDIKAYMDRQIKLVRKENSPWRCFSMDSCKEHSKHQH
- a CDS encoding metal ABC transporter solute-binding protein, Zn/Mn family; translation: MRRLNKIRTSIVALLATVVLASCQSSNQASPSSEEGLSVVTTFYPVYEFTKQVVGENGTIMNLLSAGQDSHSYEPTPKELAQISEADVFVYSSDYMETWVPDVLATLTDSDVLVIEATAGMDLFENEDDHDHEADDHDHDHDHSHAVDPHVWLDPVLAQDMVAHIAEEISAIDPEQATSYQENTQAYMEELQQLDADYQAAFEGAEHRIFVVQHAAFGYLARRYQLEEMPISSLTSDQEVSPSKMAEIGRFINENDIKAIYYQDSASSKVAETLAAETAVSLEQLSAIEGITTVDLEAGANYMSVMRDNLEALQKTIH
- the ispE gene encoding 4-(cytidine 5'-diphospho)-2-C-methyl-D-erythritol kinase produces the protein MEWIERAPAKINLTLDVLYKREDGYHELEMIMSSVDLADHLTFTSLEEDTIEVYTNKAFLPVDKRNHVYQAIKLVKDRYHIKAGIKVEIEKKIPVAAGLGGGSTDAAATLRALNHIWQLGLSVEELIELGMKIGTDVPYSIVGGTAFVSGSGEKVRPIRDLPPCWVILAKPRISVSTRTVFRSLDIEKVDYTPKSKEVEAAIESGDYQKMAQHLSNALEAVTFDRYPQLSQLKDRMLRYGLDGATMSGSGPTIIGFSQNYSRVKRVYNSLRGFCEEVYICRIIK
- a CDS encoding Veg family protein encodes the protein MPNSLMEIKEELDNRIGKRVLLTAQAGRKRKIERKGILRETYHSVFVVDLDQEENAFKRVSYSYADVLTSSVEISFYDEDSREYA
- the rsmA gene encoding 16S rRNA (adenine(1518)-N(6)/adenine(1519)-N(6))-dimethyltransferase RsmA, whose amino-acid sequence is MGTNKQKDIATPTRTNQILKKYGLTMKKSLGQNFLIEPSILTNMLEAADIDKDTCVIEIGPGIGALTERLARAAKKVVAFEVDERLKPILKTELADYDNITVIFQDILQANVRDIIAEHFEEGDRIVVAANLPYYITTPIIMNFIEANLPIDTFVMMMQKEVAQRMTAQPSSKNYGSLTIAIDYYTEAEIATIVPRRVFVPQPNVDSAVLKLSRRDEVKVAVEDEKLFFQLTRGSFQQRRKTLWNNLLSLFGKTDDIKDMLTASLEAAGIEASRRAETLSIEEFANLANQITAYRMNH
- the rnmV gene encoding ribonuclease M5 yields the protein MRIKEIIVVEGRDDTKKIKMAVDADTIETNGSAINETVLKEIEKAHALRGVIVLTDPDFPGGKIRETIIQRIPTVKHAFVRKEDCQSPKGGSLGIEHASPEIIQAALKNVQTPYFETKADQLDSFCLALGLIGQPGSAELRKQLSDLLGIGYANGKQFVKRIRMFQISEEDILTTMAENGIPIPKAVQEEMA
- a CDS encoding TatD family hydrolase; the protein is MLFDTHCHLNVDAFEEDVEETIERAKELGVSKFAVVGFDTETIKKSLELSQAHPEIYSIIGWHPTEAGSYSPEIQESLIQLLGQDKVVAMGEMGLDYYWNTSPKEVQEKVFRQQIQIAKDLKLPISIHMRDAIEDTYRILKEEDVSSIGGIMHSYSGDVDDMKRFLDLGMHISLSGVVTFKKAVEVHEVAKAVPLDRLLIETDAPYLAPVPYRGKRNEPGYVRYVAERVAELREIDFEELANVTMTNAKRLFRLEDI